A DNA window from Mastomys coucha isolate ucsf_1 unplaced genomic scaffold, UCSF_Mcou_1 pScaffold21, whole genome shotgun sequence contains the following coding sequences:
- the LOC116102079 gene encoding zinc finger protein 120-like isoform X1: MSGMTYDDVHVNFTGEEWALLDPSQKKLYKDVMLETYRNLTAVGYSWEDHNYIEHFQHSRRHGRHERSHTAEKPSVYTQCGKVYAYHSHPEKHDRMNTGEKLHEGIQHGKAFAHHHFQRHERIQTGEKPYECNQCGKAFAHRSYLRKHKRIHIGEKPYEWNQCGQAFPCQGNLQIHKRTHTAPKPYECNQCGKAFRRHNSLQVHKRTHTGEKPYKCDQCDKAFSQQGHLRIHNRTHTGEKPYECNQCGKAFAVHSTLQIHKRTHTAETPYECNQCGKAFRRHNTLQIHKRTHTGEKPYKCDQCDKAFSQQGHLRIHKRTHTGEKPYECNQCCKAFARHSHLQIHERIHTGEKPYKCNQCDKAFSQYGGLQIHKSTHTAEKPYECNECGKSFSQHSYLRTHKRTHTREKPYK; the protein is encoded by the exons AGTGGAATGACCTATGATGATGTGCATGTAAATTTCACTGGAGAAGAGTGGGCTTTGCTGGATCCTTCCCAGAAGAAGCTCTACAAGGATGTGATGCTGGAAACCTACAGAAACCTCACTGCTGTAG GTTACAGTTGGGAAGACCACAATTATATTGAACATTTTCAACATTCTAGAAGACATGGAAG GCATGAAAGAAGTCATACTGCAGAAAAACCTTCTGTGTATACTCAGTGTGGTAAAGTGTATGCATATCACAGTCATCCTGAAAAACATGACAGAATGAATACTGGAGAGAAACTCCATGAAGGTATTCAAcatggtaaagcctttgcacatcATCACTTTCAAAGGCATGAAAGAATTCAAAccggagagaaaccttatgaatgtaatcaatgtggtaaagcctttgcacatcGTAGTTACCTTCGAAAGCATAAAAGAATTCATattggagagaaaccctatgaatggaACCAATGTGGTCAAGCCTTTCCATGTCAAGGTAatctccaaatacataaaaggaCACATACAGCACcaaaaccctatgaatgtaatcaatgtggtaaagcctttaggCGGCACAATAGTCTCcaagtacataaaagaacacatacaggagagaaaccctacaaatgtgaTCAGTGTGATAAAGCTTTTTCACAACAAGGTCATCTCAGAATACATAatagaacacatactggagagaaaccttatgaatgtaatcaatgtggtaaagcctttgcagtTCACAGTACtctccaaatacataaaaggaCACATACTGCAGAGacaccctatgaatgtaatcaatgtggtaaagcctttaggCGGCACAATACtctacaaatacataaaagaacacatactggagagaaaccctacaaatgtgatcaatgtgataaagccttttcaCAACAAGGTCATCTcagaatacataaaagaacacatactggagagaaaccttatgaatgcaATCAGTGTTGTAAAGCTTTTGCACGCCATAGTCATCTTCAAATTCATGAAAGaatccatactggagagaaaccttacaagtgtaatcaatgtgataaagccttttcaCAATATGGTGgtcttcaaatacataaaagcaCACATACTGCCgagaagccctatgaatgtaatgaatgtggtaaaTCTTTTTCACAACACAGTTATCTCCGaacacataaaagaacacatactagagagaaaccctataaatAA
- the LOC116102079 gene encoding zinc finger protein 120-like isoform X2, with translation MTYDDVHVNFTGEEWALLDPSQKKLYKDVMLETYRNLTAVGYSWEDHNYIEHFQHSRRHGRHERSHTAEKPSVYTQCGKVYAYHSHPEKHDRMNTGEKLHEGIQHGKAFAHHHFQRHERIQTGEKPYECNQCGKAFAHRSYLRKHKRIHIGEKPYEWNQCGQAFPCQGNLQIHKRTHTAPKPYECNQCGKAFRRHNSLQVHKRTHTGEKPYKCDQCDKAFSQQGHLRIHNRTHTGEKPYECNQCGKAFAVHSTLQIHKRTHTAETPYECNQCGKAFRRHNTLQIHKRTHTGEKPYKCDQCDKAFSQQGHLRIHKRTHTGEKPYECNQCCKAFARHSHLQIHERIHTGEKPYKCNQCDKAFSQYGGLQIHKSTHTAEKPYECNECGKSFSQHSYLRTHKRTHTREKPYK, from the exons ATGACCTATGATGATGTGCATGTAAATTTCACTGGAGAAGAGTGGGCTTTGCTGGATCCTTCCCAGAAGAAGCTCTACAAGGATGTGATGCTGGAAACCTACAGAAACCTCACTGCTGTAG GTTACAGTTGGGAAGACCACAATTATATTGAACATTTTCAACATTCTAGAAGACATGGAAG GCATGAAAGAAGTCATACTGCAGAAAAACCTTCTGTGTATACTCAGTGTGGTAAAGTGTATGCATATCACAGTCATCCTGAAAAACATGACAGAATGAATACTGGAGAGAAACTCCATGAAGGTATTCAAcatggtaaagcctttgcacatcATCACTTTCAAAGGCATGAAAGAATTCAAAccggagagaaaccttatgaatgtaatcaatgtggtaaagcctttgcacatcGTAGTTACCTTCGAAAGCATAAAAGAATTCATattggagagaaaccctatgaatggaACCAATGTGGTCAAGCCTTTCCATGTCAAGGTAatctccaaatacataaaaggaCACATACAGCACcaaaaccctatgaatgtaatcaatgtggtaaagcctttaggCGGCACAATAGTCTCcaagtacataaaagaacacatacaggagagaaaccctacaaatgtgaTCAGTGTGATAAAGCTTTTTCACAACAAGGTCATCTCAGAATACATAatagaacacatactggagagaaaccttatgaatgtaatcaatgtggtaaagcctttgcagtTCACAGTACtctccaaatacataaaaggaCACATACTGCAGAGacaccctatgaatgtaatcaatgtggtaaagcctttaggCGGCACAATACtctacaaatacataaaagaacacatactggagagaaaccctacaaatgtgatcaatgtgataaagccttttcaCAACAAGGTCATCTcagaatacataaaagaacacatactggagagaaaccttatgaatgcaATCAGTGTTGTAAAGCTTTTGCACGCCATAGTCATCTTCAAATTCATGAAAGaatccatactggagagaaaccttacaagtgtaatcaatgtgataaagccttttcaCAATATGGTGgtcttcaaatacataaaagcaCACATACTGCCgagaagccctatgaatgtaatgaatgtggtaaaTCTTTTTCACAACACAGTTATCTCCGaacacataaaagaacacatactagagagaaaccctataaatAA